The Engraulis encrasicolus isolate BLACKSEA-1 chromosome 4, IST_EnEncr_1.0, whole genome shotgun sequence genome includes a window with the following:
- the LOC134447670 gene encoding transmembrane protein 80-like: MAVGMQAKSSAVLSSVLLQLMIYISAIYYVFYFLSSIGLTIYKMNVLSYPTEHLAVDLFLLLFMALLEALRLYWGVCGNLSENEGYIGVNLGATVGSVMLSVYFLVWQSYVLRADLILNSVLLASYALNGIVGFATFARFSSVYT; this comes from the exons ATGGCGGTCGGGATGCAGG CAAAGAGTTCCGCGGTG CTATCGTCTGTCCTGCTCCAGCTGATGATTTACATTTCAGCCATCTATTATGTCTTCTATTTTCTATCGTCTATTGGTCTCACCATCTACAAGA tgaatgTGCTGAGCTATCCTACTGAGCACCTGGCTGTGGACCTGTTCCTGCTCCTCTTCATGGCACTGCTGGAGGCCCTCAGGCTCTattggg GTGTCTGCGGTAACTTGAGTGAGAATGAGGGCTACATCGGTGTAAACCTGGGTGCCACCGTGGGCTCGGTCATGTTGTCTGTCTATTTCCTGGTGTGGCAGTCCTATGTGCTTCGTGCTGACCTCATCCTCAACAGCGTCCTGCTGGCCTCCTACGCCCTCAACGGCATCGTGGGATTCGCCACCTTCGCACGGTTCAGCAG